The genome window TCCGTCCCTCCTGCCCCTGTCCGCGCGTCTTCGCGCGACTCCCGCCACGAACCTCACGGCTCGAATCCGGAGCATAGCCACTCTGATATGCTCCGAGGTCGCGTGAGCCCGAACGAGCCCTCGAACAATCCCGAAATCACGGCGCCCGGCAGGTCGGGCGCCCCGCCGATGGCCGTTCGGAAGGCCACGGGTGCGCCGGAGAGTGCACGAGGCCGCTTCGTCGCCTGGCTCGTTCACGGTCTCACCGCCAGCGGCGCCGTCTTCGGCACCTTCGCGCTCTTCGCCGTCGCGTCGAATCGCTTCGACATCGCCTGCCTGCTCATGCTCACCACGCTCTTCGTCGACGGCATCGATGGAACCCTCGCGCGGGCGGCCCAGGTCGCCGTCCACACGCCCCAGATCAACGGCCGCCGTCTCGACGACATCGTCGACTACCTGAACTTCGTGGTGGTCCCGGTCTTCTTTCTCTGGGGCGCCGGACTCGTGGCGCATCCCGCCTGGCTCGCGGCCCCGCTCCTGGCCAGCGCCTACGGCTTCTCGCGAGAGGACGCGAAGACCGCCGACGACTTCTTCCTGGGCTTCCCCTCGTACTGGAACATCCTGGCGATGTACCTCTGGCTGCTCGACGTCGGGCCCGTCGGCGGCACCGTCTGGGTCGCCCTCCTCTCGGTCGCGGTCTTCATTCCGATGAAATACCTCTACCCGAGCAAGGTCGAGCCGATGCGGCTCCGCGTCTGGCTCGGCGTCGGCGCGATCGTCTGGACCGCCGCCCTCGCCGCCTGCGTCGTCGTCCCCGATGCCACCGCCCCCTACCTGCTGGTCGAGATCACCCTGCTGTACCCCGCCTGGTACATGGCCCTCTCGATCACCCGAGGCGGCTTCGACCGAACCAACGGCTAGCGAACCGCGCCGGCGCCGCCGGCGCCCACCATGGCGCCGCCAGCGCAAGACGCGCGCCGCGAAGCGCGCGTCGAGAGGCGCGCAGCGCCGACTGACGAGATCAACGGCCGCCCTCGATCGCGTCCATCAGGTCGTTGATGCGCCAGGGCTTTCGCAACACCGAGGCCACGCCCTGGGAGAGGAGGTCTGCCTCGGCGCCGACGCCGCCGGTTCCGATGATCGAGGCGTCCGGGCGCACGGCCCGGATCTGCGAGACCCACGAGGCCATGTCCGCACCCGCGAGAGCGAAGTCGACGAGCACCGTCCGCGCGCGGGGCTCCGCCGCGAGCAGACGGAGCGCGCTCGGCAGATCGTCACTCGGGTAGCAGATGGCACCGACCCGCTCGATCTGACTCACGAGGAGCCGGCGCACCACGCCGTCCCGCTCGACGACGACCACCGGCCCGTGGTCTTCGAGGGTGCGGTTCGTGATCCCGGATCGCACGTCGAGCAGGATCCGCACGCGCGGATCGCTGCGACGCTGCTCCTCTTCGAGCGGACAGAAGACCGCGAGCCAGCCGACCTGTCCGGGACGCCGGCGGGCTCGCATGAGCCAGACGTCTTCGTTCGCGTTGCGCGTCCGCGCTTCGACCCACTCGTCTTCCGAGCGCGCCAGCAGGGACGCGACGTCTCCCTCGATCAGCTCGGCGAGGGTCGCCACCTCGTGCGAGAGGCCGTGCTGCCGGATCAGCTCGACCGCCCGGCTCGAAGCGAACTCGAGTCGACCGTCCGCCGCGACGGCGATCGCCGCGATCGGCGGTCCGAGATCCTCCCGGGTCGAGGCATCGGTCAGCGCGACGTCGACGGCGTCCTGCAGGTCCTTCAGGTCGAAGGGCTTCTCGAGCAGTCGGGACACGCCGCAGCGGTCCGACTCCTCGAGCAGGTCGCGCGAGGGAAATCCCGTGATCAGGATCGTGTTCAGGCCCGGGTGGAGTGCGCGGAAGACCTCGGAGACGTGCAGGCCGTGGATGTG of bacterium contains these proteins:
- a CDS encoding CDP-diacylglycerol O-phosphatidyltransferase translates to MAVRKATGAPESARGRFVAWLVHGLTASGAVFGTFALFAVASNRFDIACLLMLTTLFVDGIDGTLARAAQVAVHTPQINGRRLDDIVDYLNFVVVPVFFLWGAGLVAHPAWLAAPLLASAYGFSREDAKTADDFFLGFPSYWNILAMYLWLLDVGPVGGTVWVALLSVAVFIPMKYLYPSKVEPMRLRVWLGVGAIVWTAALAACVVVPDATAPYLLVEITLLYPAWYMALSITRGGFDRTNG
- a CDS encoding response regulator, producing the protein MATVLIVEDEDSLRETLSRYLVHEGHEVIAAASGYEALEAGFDAEPDVLIADWMLKNHIHGLHVSEVFRALHPGLNTILITGFPSRDLLEESDRCGVSRLLEKPFDLKDLQDAVDVALTDASTREDLGPPIAAIAVAADGRLEFASSRAVELIRQHGLSHEVATLAELIEGDVASLLARSEDEWVEARTRNANEDVWLMRARRRPGQVGWLAVFCPLEEEQRRSDPRVRILLDVRSGITNRTLEDHGPVVVVERDGVVRRLLVSQIERVGAICYPSDDLPSALRLLAAEPRARTVLVDFALAGADMASWVSQIRAVRPDASIIGTGGVGAEADLLSQGVASVLRKPWRINDLMDAIEGGR